Within the Nitrososphaerota archaeon genome, the region AATTTTTCTATAATAGCATCTATTCCCCATAAAGTTTTTGGTAAAGTATTTTTCTCTAATAATCGTTTAAATCTAATAGAATCTTCATACATATTGATATTATTAAATAAAACATATATTTCATTCGCTCCTTTAGAATAATTAAAAATTTTTTCTTTAAGAGAAAGAAGATCATTATCTGAAAATTTATAATAATACATTTTTTTAGATAATCCATGAAGTCTATAATATGCTATTTCATTTATATAGCATGGTTTATTTATGAATGGATCAACAACATGTGTTATAGAATATTTTTCTAATATTTTTGAAAGCTTATCATAAATTTCAAACCATTTTTCTCCTCTAGTTTCCCATACAATCTTTAATTCTTTATATTTTATTTTAGAAAAAAATTTTTCAGCTTTATTCAAATATTCTGGGGTAAATGATCCTGGTGTTTGAAATAAAAGAATTTTGGATTTAAGATTTTTGCATAACTCAATCATTTGATTTAAATAATTTATGCATTCTTTTGTTATATCCATTTTATAAGTATGGGTTATTCCTTGATATGCTTTTAAAGCATATTCAAAATTTTCTGGTGCTTCATTTCTCCATTTTTGAGCTAATTTTATTGAAGGAATTTTATAGAAAGTAGAATTTATTTCAACCAAATTAAATTCTTTATAGTATTTTTCTTTAGCTATTGGAAAGCCACAACAACCTATTTTTACAATAGTCATATTTTTCACTTTTTTATTTAACTATTTTTAATCTTTTCATTGAATCTACAAGTTCTTCTACACTAGGTTTAAGAGATAAAACAAGAGGTATATAATCCAATTCAGCTAATTCTATAGCAAGTTTATCTACATCATCTTGGCTTTTAGGACCATGTATTACAACCATTTTTGGTTTTATTGGATATATTCTTACAGCTACCATAGGAGACCTTCCTTTACTAACATCTATAAAAATTAATGCTCTCATAGAGTTTACTCCAAATAATTGAATGAATTCATTTCCTGTAAGCGTTTTTATTGCTTCAATACTATTTATTATAGTATAACCATATATTGGTAAATTTATACTTTCTTTACAAGCTAATATTACTCCATCAATTGCTTTAGTAATATCTTGAACAGTTCTTGGAATAATAAATTCAGCCATGTCTAAAATTACTTTACTTAAATCTTTGGGTATTAATGAATATTTTTCAATGCAATTTCCACCTCTTTTTTCATCTATAGAAATAAGAGTTGAAACAAATTTTTTTATAAAAGAAGTACCGGGAGATTTCCTCCTACTTTTTTCATAATCACTTAAAACAGATGGTACAAAACCAATTTCTTTTGCTAATTCACTTTTAGATATTTCAAATAATTCTCTCCATTTACGCATAGCAGCTCCTGGATTTGGAGACATTATTATTTCTCCAGCTATTCTATTCATTAAAGATTCTTTAGCTAATTTCAATGCTTTTTGATTTTCTTTAATCATATTTTTCACTTTTTTATAATTACTTACTGAAGAAATATTCTTAAAAAATTATTTTAAACTCTTTTTTAAATATTTTTAAAGGAGATTGATTAAAAATATATAATCATCTCTTATTAAATCAAAAATGATAAAAAAATGGTTGAGAAAAATTATAAACCTCCAGCTTCTATTGAAGTTGAAGATTTAAAAAATTTTGCTAGATTAACTA harbors:
- a CDS encoding DUF72 domain-containing protein translates to MTIVKIGCCGFPIAKEKYYKEFNLVEINSTFYKIPSIKLAQKWRNEAPENFEYALKAYQGITHTYKMDITKECINYLNQMIELCKNLKSKILLFQTPGSFTPEYLNKAEKFFSKIKYKELKIVWETRGEKWFEIYDKLSKILEKYSITHVVDPFINKPCYINEIAYYRLHGLSKKMYYYKFSDNDLLSLKEKIFNYSKGANEIYVLFNNINMYEDSIRFKRLLEKNTLPKTLWGIDAIIEKLSPIKFPISKKEIIEKYGKKKVFVTSSLYMSISDIFKKASDKKYKSLKDIKDELESLISEKVS
- a CDS encoding transcriptional regulator; protein product: MIKENQKALKLAKESLMNRIAGEIIMSPNPGAAMRKWRELFEISKSELAKEIGFVPSVLSDYEKSRRKSPGTSFIKKFVSTLISIDEKRGGNCIEKYSLIPKDLSKVILDMAEFIIPRTVQDITKAIDGVILACKESINLPIYGYTIINSIEAIKTLTGNEFIQLFGVNSMRALIFIDVSKGRSPMVAVRIYPIKPKMVVIHGPKSQDDVDKLAIELAELDYIPLVLSLKPSVEELVDSMKRLKIVK